Proteins encoded by one window of Haliotis asinina isolate JCU_RB_2024 chromosome 6, JCU_Hal_asi_v2, whole genome shotgun sequence:
- the LOC137286670 gene encoding uncharacterized protein, giving the protein MASQSRTNIFNGVFCGLMIFFGIAFSLFVYFLFHTVSLSTFDYTGLQVRTADFRGHAYLASSDLWAIGFVYMIPGVLGVVSTIVRFKWLYIIQLVLCVLTLLAMAGVFVASVIVVRFFTSEYDTTGCQTIYGTCVCSTVLYSSLNYTCLDIDIIRATAIGSVVMIVFGWLSTLAAAILSGMLSFFMEEFKSSSSISKSRSKETFKSSSSISSKSRSQDVYMTNIAFDEDQHPRQEPYSRRHHSKA; this is encoded by the exons ATGGCGTCCCAATCACGGACCAACATCTTCAATGGCGTCTTCTGCGGGCTGATGATATTTTTTG GTATCGCCTTCTCACTGTTCGTGTACTTCCTTTTCCACACCGTATCACTGTCGACCTTCGACTACACGGGGCTGCAGGTTCGAACCGCGGACTTCAGGGGCCATGCTTACCTTGCATCATCAGACCTTTGGGCTATTGGTTTTGTT TACATGATCCCTGGTGTGCTGGGTGTGGTCAGCACAATCGTACGTTTCAAGTGGCTT TATATCATCCAGCTGGTGCTGTGTGTGCTAACACTACTGGCCATGGCCGGGGTATTCGTCGCGAGTGTTATAGTGGTGCGTTTCTTCACATCTGAGTATGATACGACCGGTTGCCAGACCATATATGGCACATGTGTGTGCAG CACAGTCCTGTACAGCAGTTTGAACTATACGTGCCTGGACATCGACATCATCCGCGCCACCGCTATTGGTAGCGTGGTCATGATCGTATTTGGCTGGCTGTCTACCCTAGCCGCTGCCATTTTGAGTGGGATGCTATCCTTCTTCATGGAG GAGTTCAAATCCAGTTCCAGCATATCCAAATCCCGGAGCAAAGAG ACTTTCAAATCCAGTTCGAGCATATCCTCCAAATCCCGGAGTCAAGACGTTTACATGACCAACATAGCCTTCGACGAAGACCAGCATCCCCGACAAGAGCCTTATTCCCGTCGACATCATTCCAAAGCTTAG